Proteins from one Impatiens glandulifera chromosome 2, dImpGla2.1, whole genome shotgun sequence genomic window:
- the LOC124924764 gene encoding uncharacterized protein LOC124924764, with product MDIPPDPFNLEEIQQQWELEESLLKRQKELLEELQRRNNRSRKRNSINRDHGAAHQRLKTDYFDEPCTYTEMQFRRRFCMRRQLFLRIVEAVTNYNHYFTQRRNNVGKLGLTPIQKCTIDMRILAYRVARDACDEYVKIGETTTLECTRIFGETIIALFQDEYLRRPNGEDLQRLLQVGQEHGFPRMIGSIDCKHWEWKNCPKAWQGTLNDINVLDKSPIFDDIESGEAPAVNFTVNGRQYNLAYYLADGIYPKWPIFVQSIQMPQGDKAQLFAKQQEACKKDVERAFGVLEARFAIIRQPARMWNIDGLGKIMRACIILHNMIVEDERDSYSRNWENIDFERSNNFGSSSSVNVQREVLPQFQVHVQGRSESNIHTRADLRDKAQHIQLKKDLVMHIWNKFGTTLD from the exons ATGGATATTCCCCCAGACCCTTTCAATCTCGAAGAGATTCAACAACAATGGGAGTTGGAGGAATCTTTACTCAAAAGGCAAAAAGAACTTCTCGAAGAGCTTCAAAGGCGAAACAATCGATCACGTAAAAGAAATTCTATAAACAGAGACCATGGAGCTGCCCATCAGAGGCTCAAGACCGACTATTTCGATGAGCCATGCACTTATACTGAAATGCAATTTAGACGTAGATTTTGTATGAGAAGGCAATTGTTTCTCCGAATTGTAGAAGCCGTAACAAATTACAACCATTACTTCACCCAAAGGCGGAATAATGTAGGAAAGCTTGGATTGACACCGATCCAGAAGTGTACAATTGACATGCGCATACTTGCATATAGAGTAGCCAGGGATGCCTGTGATGAATATGTGAAAATTGGAGAAACCACTACACTTGAGTGCACTCGTATTTTTGGCGAAACAATAATTGCCTTGTTTCAAGATGAATACTTAAGACGACCAAATGGGGAAGACTTGCAGAGGTTACTCCAAGTTGGACAAGAGCACGGTTTTCCTAGAATGATTGGAAGTATTGATTGCAAGCACTGGGAGTGGAAGAATTGTCCTAAGGCTTGGCAA GGAACATTGAACGATATTAATGTATTAGACAAGTCACCAATTTTTGACGACATTGAGTCTGGTGAAGCTCCTGCTGTGAACTTCACTGTGAATGGTCGACAATACAATCTTGCCTACTATCTTGCTGATGGAATCTATCCTAAATGGCCCATCTTTGTTCAATCAATTCAAATGCCTCAAGGAGACAAAGCGCAGTTGTTTGCAAAACAACAAGAAGCATGCAAGAAGGATGTAGAACGTGCATTCGGGGTACTCGAAGCACGATTTGCTATTATTCGCCAACCAGCTAGGATGTGGAATATTGATGGCCTAGGTAAAATAATGAGGGCATgcataattttacataatatgATTGTGGAGGATGAACGAGATTCGTATTCACGAAATTGGGAAAATATCGACTTCGAACGTTCGAATAATTTTGGGTCTAGTTCCTCAGTTAATGTCCAAAGAGAAGTGCTACCTCAATTTCAAGTGCATGTTCAAGGTCGATCTGAATCAAATATTCATACTAGGGCCGATCTACGTGACAAAGCACAACATATTCAATTGAAGAAAGATCTTGTCATGCACATTTGGAATAAATTTGGAACAACTCTCGATTAG